Proteins from one Limanda limanda chromosome 4, fLimLim1.1, whole genome shotgun sequence genomic window:
- the LOC133000312 gene encoding potassium voltage-gated channel subfamily A member 10, with product MDVPLVDFENMDIGINLGDPSDSGYPTTPTSEAPDQNLLTQRVTSPHPSPHRGRRRYPTGPEGLSPSSPPTVTTKANSSSGSLISHLKLLINSESPCGSVFSKMPKDCYESEDLFERHCVEERDEKVVINISGLMFETQLSTLNKFPDTVLGNPMKRINFFDPLKNEYFFDRNRPSFDGILYFYQSGGRIRRPANVPLDVFAAEIVFYELGHEAMEQFREDEGFVKEPEVLLPENELQRQFWLLFEYPESSSAARSVALVSVFVIVISIFIFCLETLPEFRDDHNVIQSLTQLINGSRDSSAPRPAAKDIMAYITDPFFIVETICIIWFCFEAGVRFVVCPSKSDFFNNLMNIIDLVSIVPYFVTLGTELATTPDDDMNSGQNMSLAILRIIRLVRVFRIFKLSRHSKGLQILGQTLKASMRELGLLIFFLFIGVILFSSAIYFAEVDEPHTQFVSIPDGFWWAVVTMTTVGYGDMCPITIGGKMVGTLCAISGVLTIALPVPVIVSNFNYFYHRETEQEEKQMIDAATEAAQKMSPFKFGSTPSLNKSNGTFQNEKNGMH from the coding sequence ATGGACGTGCCTCTTGTTGACTTTGAGAACATGGACATCGGTATCAACCTCGGTGACCCCAGTGACTCCGGTTACCCGACTACACCCACCTCCGAGGCCCCCGATCAGAATCTGTTGACCCAACGTGTGACCTCTCCGCACCCGTCGCCACACAGAGGACGACGCAGGTATCCAACCGGTCCAGAGGGGCTGTCGCCGTCCTCCCCACCGACCGTCACCACGAAAGCGAACTCCAGCAGCGGCAGCCTGATCTCTCATCTCAAGCTCCTCATCAACAGCGAGTCTCCCTGCGGCAGCGTCTTCAGTAAGATGCCGAAGGATTGCTACGAGAGCGAAGACCTGTTTGAGAGGCACTGCGTGGAAGAAAGAGATGAGAAAGTTGTCATCAATATTTCAGGGCTGATGTTTGAGACCCAGCTCAGCACCTTGAACAAGTTTCCAGACACCGTGCTTGGGAACCCAATGAAGCGGATCAATTTCTTCGACCCGCTGAAAAACGAATACTTCTTTGACAGAAACCGTCCGTCGTTCGATGGGATCCTGTACTTCTACCAGTCCGGCGGCAGAATCCGCAGACCGGCCAACGTCCCCTTAGACGTTTTTGCGGCCGAAATTGTTTTTTACGAGTTGGGCCACGAAGCCATGGAGCAGTTCCGTGAGGACGAGGGGTTTGTCAAAGAGCCAGAAGTCCTCTTGCCTGAGAACGAACTCCAGCGACAGTTCTGGCTCCTGTTTGAATACCCGGAGAGCTCCAGTGCAGCCAGATCTGTGGCCCTGGTTTCGGTGTTCGTCAtcgtcatctccatcttcatcttctgccTGGAGACTCTGCCGGAGTTCAGGGACGACCACAACGTTATCCAGAGTTTAACCCAACTTATCAACGGCTCCAGAGACAGTTCGGCTCCTCGTCCCGCCGCTAAAGACATCATGGCTTATATCACGGACCCCTTCTTCATAGTGGAGACTATTTGCATCATTTGGTTCTGCTTTGAAGCCGGTGTCCGCTTTGTGGTCTGCCCAAGCAAGAGTGATTTCTTCAATAACCTCATGAATATCATTGACTTAGTCTCTATAGTTCCCTACTTCGTCACCCTGGGTACGGAGCTGGCTACGACCCCTGACGACGATATGAACTCCGGTCAGAACATGTCGCTGGCGATCCTACGAATCATACGACTGGTGAGAGTCTTCCGAATTTTTAAGCTCTCACGACACTCGAAAGGCCTTCAGATCCTGGGTCAGACATTGAAAGCCAGTATGAGGGAACTGGGGCTGCTCATTTTCTTCCTGTTCATAGGAGTCATCCTGTTCTCAAGTGCAATCTACTTTGCAGAAGTGGATGAGCCCCACACACAGTTTGTGAGCATCCCCGACGGCTTCTGGTGGGCCGTGGTGACCATGACCACGGTGGGATACGGAGACATGTGCCCCATCACCATTGGAGGCAAAATGGTCGGCACTCTCTGCGCCATTAGCGGTGTCCTGACCATCGCATTGCCCGTTCCCGTCATCGTCTCCAACTTTAACTATTTCTACCACCGGGAGaccgagcaggaggagaagcaaaTGATCGACGCGGCAACGGAGGCTGCCCAGAAAATGTCACCGTTTAAATTCGGAAGCACGCCTTCACTGAACAAAAGTAATGGCACGTTTCAGAATGAGAAGAACGGCATGCACTGA